The segment TTGAAAAGAATAAACCGTAAACTAAAAGAAACCATGAATATCACTTTTTCAGCTGGAGTAGCGTATGGTAACAGCCATGAAATAGATTTACTTTTCAAAATTGCCGACCAAAATCTATACATGGCAAAAGGGCAAGGAAAAAATAAAATTATGATCAATTAAGATATTATACCGTCTATAATTGTCATCGCCCCTAAAAGGATAAATGCTACTCCAGCAATTTTGCTAAGTTTTTCTTCCGAAACGCTATTAGCGAATATTGCAGCCATTTTTGAACCTAAAGCACCACCTACAACCGCGAAAGCTAACAAATTCCAAGGGATTGGAGCATACAACGCATGAGAAACAGCACCAGATAATGCTGTAAAAGCCATTATCAGAACAGAAGTTCCTACTGCAACGTGAATTTTGTATCTTAAAACCAGTGTAAGTATAAGAAGTATCATTACTCCGCCGCCTGCACCGACAAAACCAGCTATAAATCCGATTAACAAACCCCAAAGTATTGAGCTAGTAATTCTTTTGACATTACTTATATTTGGATCATTTTTATGTTTTTCTTGAATAGTTT is part of the Petrotoga miotherma DSM 10691 genome and harbors:
- a CDS encoding sulfite exporter TauE/SafE family protein, whose translation is MISQYLISVLAGWGAGAVTGIIGASAAAVIVPVLITFLDIPTFEAIGISLATDVVASLVAANTYRRNGNIDLKSGLQMAISAIVGAIIGSWISSYVPSARLGGFTGVAILLIGINFIRKPLHQRIQTIQEKHKNDPNISNVKRITSSILWGLLIGFIAGFVGAGGGVMILLILTLVLRYKIHVAVGTSVLIMAFTALSGAVSHALYAPIPWNLLAFAVVGGALGSKMAAIFANSVSEEKLSKIAGVAFILLGAMTIIDGIIS